A DNA window from Aspergillus nidulans FGSC A4 chromosome V contains the following coding sequences:
- a CDS encoding uncharacterized protein (transcript_id=CADANIAT00003230), protein MGWFWGSNNEDPVKKLDPGLREYLENEAPKKYVPASQSPPAAEEKASPSTTSSDDASSASPAVPSASLFPDGRYAHLWKTYKPPSPGEVGPETTGVPSLKAHSKQRQAMVKRAAMENCSIENEIYHLCLKSPPTMSDRLTACQDKNKVFTRCFTTQSKFLQALGYASAHQWDDEREERIQLHADKLYHEMLDYEKQVEEAREAGREPPPLTSLFNPQAKPIERASVGPAELEIPGGEPIPEGFTPSKPLERLTPHERELEIRAYYQQLEEQKAYVKGMLPVIRSHDEARDKRREKLVGWFGETVGNWMTR, encoded by the exons ATGGGTTGGTTCTGGGGTTCGAACAACGAGGACCcggtcaagaagcttgaccCCGGCCTTCGCGAATACCTCGAAAACGAAGCTCCGAAGAAATACGTCCCCGCCTCTCAGAgcccgccagcagcagaagaaaaagcttCACCATCTACTACATCCTCTGACGACGCCTCATCCGCCTCTCCCGCTGTTCCCTCCGCATCGCTCTTCCCCGACGGCCGGTATGCACACTTATGGAAAACCTACAAACCTCCTTCTCCCGGCGAAGTCGGACCCGAAACGACGGGAGTTCCGTCATTGAAAGCGCACTCTAAGCAGCGCCAAGCTATGGTAAAACGGGCAGCTATGGAAAACTGTTCGATCGAAAACGAGATCTATCATCTTTGCTTGAAAAGCCCTCCTACTATGAGCGATCGACTTACTGCCTGTCaagacaagaacaaggtgTTCACTCGTTGTTTCACAACACAATCT AAATTCTTGCAAGCATTAGGATACGCTTCAGCACACCAATGGGACGACGAGCGGGAGGAGCGGATCCAATTGCACGCCGATAAGCTATATCACGAGATGCTCGACTACGAGAAGCAGGTGGAAGAAGCTCGGGAGGCCGGTCGAGAACCGCCGCCGTTAACCTCTCTTTTCAACCCCCAGGCCAAGCCGATTGAGCGTGCTAGCGTTGGCCCCGCGGAGCTGGAAATTCCCGGAGGAGAGCCAATCCCAGAGGGCTTCACCCCGTCGAAACCGTTGGAGCGATTGACTCCACACGAGCGAGAGCTGGAAATCCGGGCATACTATCAACAGCTGGAGGAACAGAAGGCATACGTGAAAGGGATGTTACCAGTAATCCGCTCTCACGATGAGGCTCGAGACAAACGGCGCGAGAAACTTGTCGGTTGGTTTGGAGAGACAGTGGGCAATTGGATGACACGGTGA
- a CDS encoding sialidase family protein (transcript_id=CADANIAT00003231) — MPGHLGQKILSKIGLDDHRGHHGSSHGPSSRGPPLHVSRTVHEDERLVRSQPRGTYPRLAKLSDGSILSACTCFDGPTRILHIGKSTDGGRHFEDFAEVTRGNGDVDNMYILEVAPNTVLAAFRNHDLGPNGPTHFRITVCRSTDGGKSWRFLSQAAEKKPPHGIWEPFMRMGRQGEVMLTYSEEFAHNNQCTMLVRSTDGGATWSPPQCLEGKNDPYRDGMNGIAKTFDNGREALLMVFETTTFGTFNLEALISYDDGYTWGHRHRVYVPPRGHNAGSPQVASFGDGSLAVIFMTDEDHSQVKWTRNASIKVVYGTPPNNGHIQWSPPAVICPHLSHWPGIMALDDRTLLATYECGGPKVKSITLQ; from the coding sequence ATGCCTGGACACCTTGGTCAGAAAATACTGTCGAAAATCGGCCTAGACGACCATCGAGGTCACCACGGCTCCTCTCACGGCCCCTCATCTCGAGGTCCCCCACTCCACGTTTCCCGCACCGTCCACGAGGACGAACGCCTCGTCCGCTCTCAGCCCCGCGGCACGTATCCTCGACTCGCGAAACTGTCTGATGGCAGCATTCTCTCTGCATGCACCTGCTTTGACGGTCCAACAAGGATCCTTCACATCGGCAAAAGCACAGATGGCGGCCGGCATTTCGAGGACTTCGCCGAGGTGACCCGTGGAAACGGCGATGTCGACAATATGTACATCCTGGAGGTGGCGCCCAACACCGTTCTCGCGGCCTTCCGCAATCACGATCTCGGTCCCAATGGCCCCACGCATTTCCGCATCACGGTGTGCCGGTCGACAGATGGCGGGAAGAGCTGGCGGTTCCTCTCGCAGGCGGCGGAAAAGAAACCGCCACATGGTATCTGGGAGCCGTTCATGCGTATGGGAAGGCAAGGAGAGGTTATGTTGACGTATTCTGAGGAGTTCGCGCACAACAACCAGTGCACGATGCTGGTGCGGTCGACGGACGGAGGAGCCACCTGGAGTCCGCCGCAGTGCCTTGAGGGAAAGAACGATCCGTATCGAGATGGGATGAACGGGATCGCAAAAACATTTGATAATGGGCGCGAGGCGCTACTTATGGTGTTTGAGACGACGACGTTTGGCACCTTCAACCTTGAGGCGCTGATCTCGTATGACGATGGTTACACATGGGGTCATCGGCATCGGGTCTACGTGCCACCACGCGGCCACAATGCGGGATCTCCGCAGGTCGCTTCGTTTGGGGATGGCTCGTTGGCGGTGATCTTCATGACGGATGAAGATCATTCCCAGGTGAAATGGACAAGGAACGCATCCATCAAGGTTGTTTACGGGACCCCTCCAAATAACGGTCACATTCAATGGTCGCCTCCGGCGGTTATCTGTCCCCATCTGAGCCATTGGCCGGGTATCATGGCGTTGGATGACCGCACGCTGCTGGCGACGTATGAATGTGGCGGGCCCAAGGTCAAGTCGATCACGCTGCAGTGA
- a CDS encoding carboxymuconolactone decarboxylase family protein (transcript_id=CADANIAT00003232) translates to MNLKSLFRIEARPLLQFRRLSTTRSSKMRLPYAPSEPPTADPETAEIYARIAARRRPRPLIPLDLSLLHSPPVADGWNSFLGAIRTQTVVDQGLLELAVSRVAVITQAVYEWNAHAPLALKGGIKPEELHAVRTLPSTATGDVDAAVKALGQSALTPQQRAIVRYADEMTQTVKVQDETFAQLQKEGFSDREIVELTTGIACYNCVSRVLVALDVGENNAREMKSVDELVAGLK, encoded by the coding sequence ATGAACCTCAAGTCCTTGTTCCGAATCGAAGCccgacctcttctccaaTTTAGACGCCTCAGCACCACCCGTTCCTCCAAGATGCGCCTTCCCTACGCCCCCTCTGAGCCGCCGACTGCGGACCCCGAAACAGCCGAGATCTACGCCCGCATCGCCGCCCGCCGGCGCCCTCGACCCCTCATCCCCCTCGATCTCTCCCTGCTGCACTCCCCGCCCGTCGCAGACGGCTGGAACAGCTTCCTTGGTGCCATTCGTACGCAGACTGTAGTCGACCAGGGCCTCCTTGAACTCGCTGTCTCGAGAGTGGCCGTGATCACGCAAGCCGTATACGAGTGGAATGCGCATGCCCCGCTAGCTTTGAAGGGGGGAATCAAACCGGAGGAATTGCACGCCGTGCGAACGCTGCCCTCTACAGCAACCGGAGATGTGGACGCGGCCGTAAAGGCTCTCGGGCAGAGTGCGTTGACGCCGCAGCAGAGGGCGATTGTGAGGTACGCGGACGAAATGACCCAGACGGTCAAAGTGCAAGACGAGACGTTTGCGCAGTTGCAGAAGGAGGGGTTCTCGGATCGCGAGATTGTGGAGTTGACTACGGGGATTGCGTGCTACAACTGTGTGAGCCGGGTACTGGTTGCCTTGGACGTGGGAGAGAACAATGCGCgagagatgaagagcgtGGATGAGCTAGTTGCGGGTTTGAAATGA
- a CDS encoding uncharacterized protein (transcript_id=CADANIAT00003233) produces the protein MASMESALAAIESIKPGERFSYAKIAEQYGVSRTTLSRRHRGVQGSKKAQYAKQQLLNPQQEDELIKYIDKQSEKGLAASRQMIENFARESAQKEPGANWVSRFQRRHQSKFMSVCTTGSDSSHREDETTFKYSQYFALLRRKLDEYKVQPEDTYNVDEKEFLIGIGSKNKRIFSKESHEIGSFKKHLHDGDCERITAIPCICADGSKLPPGLVYQSASSKIQDTWLQDFNPEYHNCFFTSSPSGWTNDDVCLAWLRDVFDRETKPKARGRWRLLLLDGYGSFVTMKFLDYCEENKILLATYPPHSTHTLQPLDVGIISPLSEAYDDEVEAFLHASQGLNAVTEREFFGLFCKAWNKAVSQANVENSWRATGLVPWNPDVVLARFKENAAQKTSPSESTRAILRGEDWRNIERLLKQANVDVQNENTEKLSLTIHHLSTEKIMLKARCKDLEDALANEKKKQKRGESPIFQSQAAESGNTVFYSPRKTQQARNLQKEKDKAIQQAEAAKEKAKLRGQQDKEEKQQNAKKRRRRRRIKASGKQIRLQEEEEKKRQRKHQNEETWIAEESEIQPQDDIVTAKEGKPKSPAAPKRPKKQNPSPKHLMLPKGVTAIKGLLRREYYRVSCVV, from the exons ATGGCTTCAATGGAGTCGGCACTGGCAGCAATCGAATCCATAAAGCCTGGAGAACGGTTTAGCTATGCTAAAATCGCTGAGCAGTATGGTGTAAGCCGTACGACGTTGTCTAGAAGACATCGGGGTGTTCAGGGCTCAAAAAAGGCACAATATgcaaaacagcagctgctcaaccCCCaacaggaggatgagcttaTAAAATACATCGACAAGCAGTCCGAGAAAGGCCTAGCGGCATCCAGGCAGATGATCGAGAACTTTGCTCGAGAGAGTGCTCAAAAAGAGCCAGGAGCAAACTGGGTTTCGCGCTTTCAAAGGAGACATCAGAGCAAGTTTATGAGTGTCTGTACAACCGGCAGTGATTCTTCACACAGGGAGGACGAGACTACCTTTAAGTACTCACAATATTTTGCTTTATTAAGGCGGAAATTGGATGAATACAAAGTCCAACCAGAGGATACCTACAAcgtggatgagaaggagtttCTTATTGGAATCGGCTCTAAAAACAAGAGAATCTTCTCCAAGGAGAGCCATGAAATCGGGAGCTTCAAAAAGCATCTTCACGATGGTGACTGTGAAAGGATAACTGCAATTCCCTGTATTTGCGCAGACGGAAGCAAGCTGCCTCCTGGCCTGGTCTATCAGTCTGCTTCAAGCAAAATACAAGATACATGGCTTCAAGACTTCAATCCTGAGTATCACAATTGCTTCTTTACATCCTCCCCTTCTGGATGGACCAATGACGATGTGTGTTTGGCATGGCTTCGGGATGTTTTCGACAGGGAGACGAAGCCAAAGGCAAGGGGCCGCTGGAGGCTCTTGTTGCTAGATGGTTATGGTTCATTTGTCACAATGAAGTTCCTTGACTACTgtgaagagaataagatTCTCCTGGCTacatatcctcctcattcaacACATACATTGCAGCCTCTTGATGTTGGCATCATCTCTCCTTTATCCGAGGCGTATGATGATGAAGTAGAGGCATTTCTGCATGCATCTCAAGGCCTCAATGCTGTTACAGAACGAGAATTCTTCGGACTGTTCTGTAAGGCCTGGAATAAGGCTGTATCTCAAGCCAATGTTGAGAACTCATGGAGAGCAACTGGATTAGTGCCCTGGAATCCTGATGTTGTTCTGGCTCGTTTTAAGGAGAATGCAGCACAAAAAACTTCACCTAGTGAGTCTACACGAGCTATATTGCGAGGGGAAGACTGGAGAAATATTGAGAGGCTTCTCAAGCAGGCGAATGTTGACGTTCAGAATGAAAATACTGAGAAGTTGAGCCTTACAATCCATCACCTTTCTACGGAGAAAATCATGCTGAAGGCGCGCTGCAAAGACCTTGAGGATGCGCTAGCAAatgagaaaaagaaacagaaacgAGGAGAGTCTCCTATATTCCAGTCACAGGCCGCAGAGAGTGGTAATACAGTCTTCTATTCTCCTAGGAAGACCCAGCAGGCGCGTAACCTGCAAAAGGAGAAAGATAAGGCTATAcagcaagctgaagctgcaaaaGAGAAAGCCAAGCTACGAGGAcagcaagacaaagaagagaagcagcaaaatgctaagaagaggaggaggaggaggaggatcaaaGCCTCAGGAAAACAGATTCGAttgcaagaagaagaggagaaaaagcgCCAGAGAAAACACCAGAACGAGGAGACTTGGATAGCCGAAGAGTCAGAAATACAGCCTCAAGATGATATTGTGACTGCTAAAGAAGGCAAGCCCAAGTCCCCCGCAGCTCCAAAGCGCCCAAAAAAGCAGAATCCCTCTCCCAAACACTTGATGCTCCCAAAGGGCGTCACCGCC ATCAAAGGGTTATTGAGAAGGGAATATT ATCGAGTGTCATGT GTCGTCTAA
- a CDS encoding iron-containing alcohol dehydrogenase (transcript_id=CADANIAT00003234) — protein METFRPAFADRPRPLLSYGLPFPEAVSRHVVDTFNAKRVYVICSGSLAKTTDSLDRLAQALGRVDVAIVGRRIGMKSHTLWSEVLEITEDARVCSADLILTVGGGSLTDGAKVIAYALANGAKTFEDLETLCMGPNQEPPSAPDPATPTVPIVSVPTTLSAGEYSNFAGATNDRTHRKHSFQAPLRGPQLIVLDPQLVSKTPESVWISTGVRAVDHCVETFCAVKGTSEESDSLALKALANLVPGLVRCRHDPKGEDLDARLTCQLGSVDAMAACTSGKVQLGASHGIGHQLGPLGVGHGETSCILLPAVCKYNAKYNANNDRQSRLREFLLEQSIVADVIKSRGLQKESLDLGDVLDALFRELGMPRSLGEVGVAQDKLDGLAANSLHDRWCRSNPVPLNEKEQVLEILEQVI, from the exons ATGGAGACCTTCCGCCCTGCCTTTGCTGACCGGCCTCGCCCGCTCCTTTCCTACGGCCTCCCATTTCCTGAAGCCGTCTCCCGCCATGTTGTCGACACTTTCAACGCCAAGCGCGTCTATGTCATTTGCTCCGGATCGCTGGCCAAGACAACCGACTCGCTCGACAGGCTTGCCCAGGCGCTTGGGAGAGTCGATGTCGCGATTGTTGGCCGACGGATTGGCATGAAGAGCCATACGCTTTGGTCTGAAGTCCTTGAGATCACGGAAGACGCACGAGTCTGTTCGGCAGATCTCATCCTCACAGTTGGCGGTGGGTCGTTGACGGACGGTGCGAAAGTGATTGCATAT GCTCTCGCAAATGGTGCAAAAACCTTCGAGGACCTCGAAACACTCTGCATGGGCCCGAATCAGGAACCCCCCTCTGCACCCGATCCTGCCACTCCCACGGTTCCCATTGTCTCTGTTCCCACGACCCTTTCAGCAGGAGAGTACTCCAACTTCGCAGGCGCGACGAACGACCGCACGCACCGCAAACACTCCTTCCAAGCACCTCTCCGCGGACCGCAGCTGATTGTCCTCGATCCACAGCTTGTATCCAAGACCCCGGAATCAGTTTGGATAAGCACCGGCGTGCGTGCGGTGGATCACTGCGTCGAGACGTTCTGCGCGGTCAAGGGAACGTCAGAGGAATCGGACTCACTGGCGTTGAAAGCGCTCGCGAACTTAGTGCCAGGGCTTGTGAGGTGTCGTCATGATCCGAAGGGAGAAGATCTTGATGCTCGGTTGACATGTCAGCTCGGGTCCGTGGATGCCATGGCAGCTTGTACGAGCGGAAAGGTTCAACTGGGTGCTAGCCACGGAATTGGCCACCAGCTCGGTCCTCTCGGCGTCGGCCATGGCGAGACTAGCTGCATCCTCCTCCCAGCCGTATGCAAGTACAACGCAAAATACAACGCCAACAACGACCGCCAATCCCGGCTGCGCGAGTTCCTCCTGGAGCAGTCGATAGTCGCGGATGTAATAAAGTCGCGCGGTCTGCAAAAGGAAAGTCTTGACCTGGGAGACGTGCTAGATGCTCTGTTTCGGGAACTCGGCATGCCGCGGTCACTGGGTGAAGTTGGCGTTGCCCAGGATAAGCTGGACGGCCTCGCGGCAAACTCTCTGCATGACCGGTGGTGTCGATCGAATCCGGTTCCTTTGaacgagaaggagcaggtACTGGAGATTTTGGAGCAGGTAATTTGA
- a CDS encoding WD repeat protein (transcript_id=CADANIAT00003235), with protein sequence MTEALGSIPPSAFHSAQTLRLVHNLEPAPGIRFSSVAQPANSEIRESSADEIYAHKAGANVLAIDQYDGRFMVSGGADPSIHLWDLEARGSELSYTHRPAASVTKFSHDDAHTHAITSVSIYPFDPTPSTIITTSHDGTLKLSALQPPTITPVHTFKLDCTPYAHSLSAHPSSPLLVAVGTSEKPVRLLDLRSGLSTHGLPGHSSAVLSVSWAPHRPHILASASTDNRVILFDIRRAGHNSAIATLDMDDAVGLVPPRSTPSLYRSRPAFSPHARAHNGPVTGVRWTPDGSYLVTAGQDARIRVWQAATGANTLVHFGPRVQNTSSLHLAERAPLIVPHGQMGAGHEIFLWANFSDSDHRGEIFMLGLREGTFIKRLRVPGLMAQRSQIQGRSNALSAARINALVWRGNGASGQGIEVFSAHGDGTLRSWVSREPEEAPTETEEAEQADRKRKRNVLEEIYHGFMSPSV encoded by the exons ATGACCGA GGCCCTGGGGTCCATTCCTCCGTCCGCATTCCATTCTGCGCAGACACTCCGTCTTGTCCATAACCTTGAACCCGCTCCCGGCATCCGCTTCTCGAGCGTCGCCCAGCCTGCGAATAGTGAAATACGCGAATCGAGTGCAGACGAGATTTACGCCCATAAAGCTGGAGCTAATGTGCTAGCAATTGATCAGTATGACGGTCGGTTCATGGTCTCTGGCGGTGCCGATCCGTCGATACACCTGTGGGATTTAGAGGCACGAGGCTCTGAGCTCAGTTACACCCACCGACCGGCCGCCTCGGTCACAAAATTCTCGCACGATGACGCCCATACGCATGCTATCACATCTGTTTCCATCTATCCGTTTGATCCAACGCCGTCTACGATCATCACGACCTCTCACGATGGGACTTTGAAGCTCTCGGCCCTGCAACCGCCAACCATTACACCTGTCCATACCTTCAAACTCGATTGTACGCCGTACGCCCATTCCCTGTCTGCCCATCCGAGTTCGCCGCTGCTTGTTGCTGTTGGAACCTCCGAAAAGCCCGTTCGGTTACTCGACCTGCGATCTGGGCTATCCACGCATGGCCTACCCGGTCATAGCTCTGCCGTCCTTTCCGTGTCGTGGGCTCCCCATCGACCTCACATACTAGCTTCCGCTTCAACGGACAATCGAGTAATACTATTCGACATTCGCCGCGCAGGACATAACTCCGCGATTGCCACTCTTGACATGGATGATGCAGTGGGCCTCGTTCCTCCCCGGAGTACCCCAAGCTTGTATCGCAGCCGCCCCGCGTTTTCACCCCACGCTCGGGCGCACAACGGTCCCGTGACAGGCGTTCGATGGACACCAGATGGATCATATCTTGTGACAGCCGGCCAGGACGCCAGGATTCGTGTTTGGCAAGCAGCAACCGGCGCTAACACACTCGTTCACTTTGGCCCACGCGTCCAGAATACCTCCTCACTCCATTTAGCAGAGAGGGCGCCCTTGATTGTGCCCCATGGTCAGATGGGCGCAGGCCATGAGATATTTCTGTGGGCTAATTTCAGTGACTCCGACCACCGAGGAGAGATTTTCATGCTTGGACTTCGAGAAGGGACATTCATCAAGCGTTTACGGGTTCCCGGTTTGATGGCTCAGCGATCGCAAATACAAGGTAGATCCAACGCTCTGAGCGCTGCGCGTATAAACGCTCTAGTGTGGCGTGGGAACGGCGCGTCTGGCCAGGGCATCGAGGTGTTTTCCGCGCATGGCGACGGGACGCTGAGATCGTGGGTTTCGCgagagccagaagaagcgccAACTGAAACTGAGGAGGCTGAACAGGCAGACCGCAAGCGCAAACGGAATGTACTTGAGGAGATCTACCATGGATTTATGTCACCCTCGGTTTGA
- a CDS encoding DUF914 domain membrane protein (transcript_id=CADANIAT00003236): protein MSDTKHRPAVQTTAAEHYGEVPSPVVSAHPTRESSAPEIAADLVDEQKKGFFAYFRTKEFYVTLLLGQFLAIANTGTNTFNTLLANKNTNIPAFQTFFNYSLLNIIFTSYTIYKYGIKGWFEMLWKRGWKYIILSFCDVEGNYFMVLAYEYTTMMSAQLINFWAIVVVVVVSFLFLRVRYHISQVLGILICIGGMGILIASDHIQGTNGGDISRGNQIKGDLFALLGASFYGLANTGEEFFVSTAPVYEVIGQMGFFGMIINGVQAAIFDRKSIQHAHWDGQVGGYLTGYTLCLSIFYSTAPLLFRLASAAFFNISLLTMNFWGVIIGIRVFHYSVHWMYPIAFVLIIVGQLVYYLGRKVLGEARKPWLGRNQERGVAGIFTAKRRIESSAAAFRTAPA, encoded by the exons ATGTCGGACACCAAGCACCGGCCAGCCGTTCAAACAACAGCTGCAGAACACTATGGCGAAGTTCCGTCCCCAGTGGTGTCTGCCCATCCGACGAGGGAAAGTTCCGCACCGGAAATCGCTGCGGACCTAGTCgatgaacaaaagaaagggTTTTTTGCCTACTTCCGGACCAAGGAGTTTTACGTAACTTTGCTACTTGG ACAGTTTTTGGCGATCGCGAACACTGGCACCAACACGTTCAACACGCTTCTTGCGAACAAGAACACCAATATCCCGGCTTTCCAAACATTCTTCAATTATTCCCTGCTGaacatcatcttcacctcGTACACCATATACAAGTATGGTATCAAAGGCTGGTTTGAGATGCTATGGAAGCGCGGGTGGAAAT ATATCATTCTTTCATTCTGCGATGTCGAGGGCAACTACTTCATGGTCTTGGCCTACGAGTACACCACTATGATGAGCGCGCAGTTGATCAATTTCTGGGCCATTGTCGTCGTAGTCGTTGTatctttcctgttccttcGCGTTCGTTACCACATTTCTCAGGTGCTCGGCATATTGATTTGCATCGGTGGTATGGGTATCTTGATTGCGTCTGATCATATCCAAGGCACGAACGGGGGCGATATTTCGCGCGGCAATCAGATCAAAGGTGACCTTTTTGCCCTCCTGGGAGCGTCCTTTTACGGTCTCGCAAACACGGGTGAGGAGTTTTTCGTCAGCACAGCACCGGTATACGAGGTCATTGGTCAGATGGGATTTTTCGGCATGATAATCAACGGTGTCCAGGCGGCAATCTTTGATCGCAAATCCATTCAGCACGCGCACTGGGACGGACAGGTGGGCGGATACCTGACAGGTTACACCTTGTGTTTATCAATCTTTTATTCAACGGCACCACTATTATTCCGTCTTGCGtctgcagccttcttcaacatctccCTCTTGACCATGAACTTCTGGGGTGTCATCATTGGCATTCGGGTCTTCCACTACAGCGTTCACTGGATGTATCCGATTGCGTTTGTTCTTATTATCGTCGGCCAGCTTGTCTACTATCTCGGGCGAAAGGTCTTGGGAGAAGCCCGCAAGCCTTGGCTTGGTCGAAACCAGGAACGTGGAGTTGCCGGCATTTTCACCGCGAAACGAAGAATTGAATCGAGTGCAGCGGCTTTCCGCACGGCACCAGCATGA
- a CDS encoding uncharacterized protein (transcript_id=CADANIAT00003237), with protein sequence MASPGLDDYTIAWVCALPLEAAAARAMLDRIHTPPQQISDANAYDFGELNGHHIVIGYLPSGVYGTVSSATVVSRMRLTFPRLQFGLMVGIGGGVPSESNDIRLDVVVSKPGGKHGGKKCQGSAALTAAAYTKLLLSAMPVLQTTPGSLKGNRERHWVISLPRNPKFVGGQDEITKLEELLAMQDGPRRIAITGLGGVGKTQIALEEQEEDAVELLSEDFRDPGRYKDIQNAVLTTWLISFNQVQHQNQAAADYLSFMACINPRNIPRSLLPSQSTKKQTVDALGLLNAYSFTNNQDTDISMHRLVHIATRNWLKKNELLSYWIQKVADRIQEAFPDDNYTNRALWRKYPPHVQALMQEDEFIKQQKQHTNPIQNTANCLASDGRYFEAKALYKLLLEMYQEEHGPEHSSTLTSMANLASTYWNQGRWDEVEKLGVLVMETSKIVLGAEHPDTLTSMANLASTWKSQSRITDALTLIDVCCKLRNKVLGPDHPDTRHSADVFDAWKYEIDLIYRKLPCPSSQIEQSDHWQKVPSDKPAAIIARPSRQGHDD encoded by the exons ATGGCTTCCCCCGGACTCGATGACTACACGATCGCGTGGGTTTGTGCCTTGCCTTTagaggcagcagcggcccGGGCCATGCTCGACAGGATCCACACACCACCCCAGCAGATATCCGATGCGAATGCCTACGACTTCGGCGAGCTAAACGGCCATCATATAGTTATTGGATATCTACCAAGCGGGGTGTATGGAACAGTGTCTTCTGCGACCGTGGTATCCCGCATGCGTTTGACCTTTCCTCGGCTCCAGTTCGGACTCATGGTCGGTATTGGAGGGGGAGTCCCGAGCGAAAGCAATGACATTCGATTAGACGTTGTTGTCAGCAAACCGGGTGGAAAACATGGCGGG AAAAAGTGTCAAGGATCTGCAGCGTTGACAGCTGCTGCCTACACAAAACTGCTGCTGTCAGCCATGCCTGTTCTTCAAACAACGCCGGGCTCGCTGAAAGGAAACAGAGAACGGCACTGGGTAATCTCACTACCAAGGAATCCTAAATTTGTTGGCGGTCAAGATGAAATCACGAAGCTAGAAGAACTGCTCGCTATGCAAGATGGGCCCCGAAGGATTGCAATTACTGGATTAGGAGGGGTCGGGAAGACTCAAATCGCCTTAGAG gagcaggaagaagatgcagtgGAACTCCTTAGCGAAGACTTCAGGGATCCAGGACGCTATAAGGATATACAGAATGCTGTTCTTACTACTTGGTTAATATCCTTCAACCAGGTTCAGCACCAGAACCAAGCGGCAGCGGACTACCTATCTTTCATGGCCTGTATCAATCCGCGGAACATCCCTCGGTCCCTTCTTCCATCACAATCGACGAAGAAACAGACAGTTGACGCCTTGGGGCTTTTGAATGCATACTCATTCACCAACAATCAAGACACTGATATAAGTATGCACCGACTGGTGCATATTGCTACCCGGAactggttgaagaagaatgagTTGCTTAGCTACTGGATCCAGAAAGTGGCTGATCGAATTCAAGAGGCATTTCCTGATGATAACTATACTAATCGAGCGCTCTGGCGGAAATACCCCCCTCATGTTCAAGCCCTTATGCAAGAAGATGAGTTTatcaagcagcagaagcagcataCCAACCCTATTCAAAATACTGCAAATTGCCTTGCTAGCGATGGAAGATACTTTGAAGCCAAAGCTCTATATAAGCTGCTGTTGGAAATGTATCAGGAGGAACATGGGCCTGAGCATTCCTCAACTCTGACGAGTATGGCTAACCTGGCATCCACCTATTGGAACCAGGGACGATGGGATGAAGTTGAAAAGCTGGGGGTCCTAGTAATGGAGACCTCGAAGATAGTGCTAGGAGCAGAGCACCCTGATACACTGACGAGCATGGCCAACCTGGCATCCACCTGGAAATCTCAAAGCAGGATTACAGATGCCCTAACACTGATTGACGTGTGTTGCAAGCTGCGCAACAAAGTCCTAGGGCCAGATCATCCTGATACAAGACACTCTGCTGATGTATTTGATGCTTGGAAGTACGAAATTGATTTGATCTACAGAAAGCTTCCGTGCCCATCATCTCAGATAGAACAATCTGACCATTGGCAGAAGGTTCCTTCGGACAAACCTGCAGCTATCATAGCTCGTCCATCCCGTCAAGGACATGACGATTAG